Proteins co-encoded in one Thiovulum sp. ES genomic window:
- a CDS encoding lipoprotein signal peptidase (PFAM: Signal peptidase (SPase) II~TIGRFAM: lipoprotein signal peptidase) has translation MVEFAKKFLMKNLYTQSLLIIILVISVDQIVKDIFVSGFGLDGECISLVLTYNYGVAFSMFEFLGDNLKWVQIAILSGVLFYVFKFGERNMILPMAFVFAGGISNIIDRFTYGAVVDYVYWHCGFDFAIFNFADVMIDFGILLLLISSFRADQKKS, from the coding sequence TTGGTAGAATTTGCAAAAAAGTTTCTTATGAAAAATCTATACACACAATCACTGCTTATAATCATTTTGGTCATTTCCGTAGATCAAATTGTAAAAGATATTTTTGTTTCGGGTTTTGGTCTTGATGGCGAATGCATCTCACTTGTCTTGACTTACAATTATGGAGTGGCATTTTCAATGTTTGAATTTCTTGGCGACAATTTGAAATGGGTTCAAATCGCAATTCTTTCTGGAGTTCTATTTTATGTTTTTAAATTTGGTGAAAGAAACATGATTTTGCCAATGGCATTTGTTTTTGCGGGAGGAATTTCAAATATTATAGATAGATTTACATACGGAGCAGTTGTGGATTATGTATATTGGCATTGCGGTTTTGATTTTGCAATTTTCAACTTTGCCGATGTGATGATTGACTTTGGAATTCTTC
- a CDS encoding peroxiredoxin (PFAM: C-terminal domain of 1-Cys peroxiredoxin; AhpC/TSA family), with protein MIVTKKAPEFTAVAVMPNNEINENFSLYENFGSKGTVVFFYPLDFTFVCPTEIIAFNKRLDEFKKRGINVIGVSIDSQFSHLAWKNTEVSNGGIGQVQYPLVADLTKQIARDFDVLIEEAGVALRGSFLIDTDGTVRHAVINDLPLGRNIDEMLRMVDTMVFTNEHGEVCAAGWEAGDEGMTASTEGVADYLAKNAEEL; from the coding sequence ATGATCGTTACAAAAAAAGCTCCTGAATTTACTGCTGTTGCGGTAATGCCAAATAATGAAATTAATGAAAACTTCTCTCTTTACGAAAATTTCGGTTCAAAAGGAACTGTTGTATTTTTCTATCCGTTAGATTTTACATTTGTTTGTCCAACTGAAATTATCGCTTTTAACAAAAGACTTGACGAGTTCAAAAAAAGAGGAATTAATGTAATTGGTGTTTCAATCGATTCTCAATTCTCTCACCTTGCTTGGAAAAACACAGAAGTTTCAAATGGTGGAATTGGGCAAGTTCAATACCCACTTGTTGCTGACCTTACAAAACAAATTGCAAGAGATTTTGATGTTTTAATTGAAGAAGCGGGTGTTGCACTTCGAGGTTCTTTCTTAATTGACACAGATGGAACAGTTCGACATGCAGTTATCAATGATTTACCACTCGGTAGAAATATTGATGAGATGTTGAGAATGGTTGATACTATGGTATTTACAAATGAGCATGGTGAAGTTTGTGCTGCTGGTTGGGAAGCTGGAGATGAAGGTATGACTGCTTCAACTGAAGGTGTTGCTGACTATTTAGCTAAAAACGCTGAAGAATTATAA